The sequence below is a genomic window from Nitrospirota bacterium.
CTTGCTCAGTATCATTTGAAAAAGACTTAAGATAAGAATTGATTGCCCCTGAAACTTCTCCTTTGAATACAATTCCACCTTTTTCCAACACTATGCCATAGTTACACAAGTTTTCAACCGCTGCCATATTATGGCTCACAAACAACACCGTCCTTCCGCCTTTTGCCACATCCCCCATCTTCCCTATGCACTTCTTCTGGAATTGTGCATCACCTACTGCGAGCACTTCATCCACAATCAAAATCTCCGGTTCAAGATGTGCGGCCACGGCAAAGGCAAGCCGGACATACATGCCTGATGAATATCTCTTAACAGGTGTATCAATGAATTTCTCGATCTCTGCAAATGCGACAATCTCATCAAACTTTTCCTGAATCTCTGTCTTGGTCATTCCAAGGATTGCGCCATTTAAGAAGATATTTTCCCTGCCTGTCAGTTCGGGATGAAAACCAGTTCCCACTTCCAACAGGCTGGCAACACGACCTTTGATCCTGATAATCCCGCTTGTAGGTGCAGTAACTTTGGAAAGTATCTTAAGCAGTGTGGATTTGCCGGCGCCATTACGGCCTATTATACCTAAGACCTCTCCCTGTTTCACTTCAAAAGAGACATCTTTTAGGGCAAGGAAATGGGCGTCCCCATCTGAGTTATTGATGGAATGCTGTGCAGAAATCAGAGAATTCGGGTCTTCCTTGCCGCGCAGCCTGGCCCACCAGCTCTGTACATCTTGATACAGAGTGCCGTGGTTGATGATGCCCAGGCGGTATTCTTTAGTCAGGTTTTCTACGGAGATTACGATGTCGTTAGGCATAGATAAACCCTGCATAGCGCTTAGCGCATAGCGTAAAAAGGCTCAGGATGCTTCTGAATATACTCATTAACATGTTCCTTCTGATTCTCCTTAGTCCCGCTATAATAACTTTTCTCAAGGTCATCAAATGAAATATTTCCGCCCCAACTCCAATTGGCAGGGAGCCTAAGGAGTGAGAATAATCCGACATGGAATTAAGATGTAAGGTAATCAGGTTATCAAGTTCCCCAGTATCAGTAAAAGGGTTGTCACCGGTCAGTCTGACTATATTGTTGAAATTATATTTTTGGGCACACAGATAATATCTCTCCAGTACATTATCCTCACTGCCCCGAAAATATTCTATCCCTTTTGATAAGCAGAATTCCACGATAACGTCATCTTTTTCAAGGATAGTAGTTGCAACAACCAATTTAATCTCGTGTTTTAAAAAGGACAATCTATAGAATATATGTTCAAGCAGGTTCTTTTCTCCGATTTAATTAA
It includes:
- a CDS encoding ABC transporter ATP-binding protein yields the protein MPNDIVISVENLTKEYRLGIINHGTLYQDVQSWWARLRGKEDPNSLISAQHSINNSDGDAHFLALKDVSFEVKQGEVLGIIGRNGAGKSTLLKILSKVTAPTSGIIRIKGRVASLLEVGTGFHPELTGRENIFLNGAILGMTKTEIQEKFDEIVAFAEIEKFIDTPVKRYSSGMYVRLAFAVAAHLEPEILIVDEVLAVGDAQFQKKCIGKMGDVAKGGRTVLFVSHNMAAVENLCNYGIVLEKGGIVFKGEVSGAINSYLKSFSNDTEQDLSKRNDRKGEGNIKITKIEVVNQLGEKNIPFPIGSNLRFLINYKAKSVVKNPRVIIGVYDLMSLGIARFDTEITTDLPSSLPESGQINCSTEMINLVPGRYVINIAFFSNGTMEDYIAGAAILDIIDSDYFGTGKSFNANDSRLVRVLFKHKWEAA